CTCAAGCAGCCCTTCATAATTAGGGTGGGTGAGTTGTAGCTGTTGGGTCTTGGGCATCCAGACTCCAGTCTACACTAAAGAGGCGGTCTGTGTAAGGacgaattacatttttactcgcataataaaagtaaagtgTTTGGGCGAGTTTCTTATAATGTGTTTGAGCgagacaatataaaaaataaaaattattatataaaatctataggGACATATGCATTTGttacaaaaaattcaaataaaaactaacacaaaatgaaatactataattaaaaatatttacaatatttgatggttatattaaaaaaacaagaatatttaaaaacaagctGGGATAAGTAAATGTTAGGTGAAATTAAGATTTTAGAGTATCTTAGTAATTTGTGCATAACTAGATATACCAAAATAACTACTTATTCAAAAGCTAAGCATAGCTAGTTTTAatctaattaacttaaaatagtaCATGGTATTACCTGTTCAAGTGGCTAGCAAGCCATCTACTATTTCTATGTCTACTAATTGCATCGCCCATAAGTATTGGATCCAATAATGCTTCTTCCGGGGTAATACCCCGTTCAGCAGCAACTTGATTTAGTTCATTCCAAAATTCTGCACCTAATACTAGAGTAAAGACTTGGTGTCTATGGTTTATTCTCGCATTATTTCTCGGGTTTCTATTAACCTccactattaatattaattattatgaaatcatcAACAAATAttgcttaataatatactatattaaaaatacaatttattacctttattattattacgttcaaCTTTTAAAGATTCCCGCCTCGTTTTTATTTCAGATGATAAATATTCAGATATTTTGTCCAAATAGGTATCTAAAGTTCGACagtgtgatttatttataacgataGCTCGACATGTTGGGCAGTGATTAGCTTCTCGAGTCCATGACTCTATGCATTCAAGACAAAATGTATGAGAGCAATTTAGTACAGTTGGCtgcaaaaaaacattattttgctattaataatgaataacaattGCAATTGatagacaaataaaaatgccTAATTTATATGcgatgacaatattttaatgaattttataaaattacatgtaTAGATTTgactattatttgtaatatcagggtgaaatattattaaatttaaaggtattaatattatccagCCACatacgatttttaaatttataaaatgtaaatagctTATTAGGGCTGTGAATGATGATCTtaccttaaaatttaaaatttgataatagtttaattacccatataccaaaaaataacAGATAAGGAGCTCCCTGTCCTCCTCACCGGTATTGATaacaattacttaaataaataataacaaatttaaaaataagtgatttaaatatttcgattaaaaaagtttaagacataagtaataaaaatataaaatttagttaattattgactattttatttagcCATATTACCTCGATGAACATTTCgtaacatatattacattgtagatTATTTTCTATGCATTGTTCTATTTGATCTCGCATACAAGAgaaattattgtcattaataTGCAGCTGTTGACGAAGTGATATAACTGAATTTTCAGCttcttttaattgttttgttgtttCTACTAACAAACTATTAGGAGTACCTTCTATGGTCTCCCAAGTATAATTATCTGGAagcaatttttcaaaaattatttaataacgtgtatatgtagaaaaaaaaatataattactttgtAAGATCCACTTATCTTGGGTTGCTGTTTTATTAGTTTCCGGCgaccttaaattaatataatttattagctaaaacaaaaataggtaaataaaaaaatatatcatacttcTTTGCTGTATTAGGAAGAACTTGATTTATTTGACTAGGTCCAGATGCACTACTACTCGGTGAAGATGTCATTGGAGTAGTTTCTCTCCTTGCCGCCATAGGAAAGCTGATTTCATTAGAAGAAGAAGATTCCgctataaacatacatatagagcactataatacaacaataataaataataatatatcacaattTACAAggaatatctaaatattaagaacAAAACGtcaaaatgtatcataatatgttatatttatgatttaggtacctacctagttcccacctataattataacaattacctacgtataattattaattaatgttcctAAAATTACTTGTTTATAGCTTCAACatccattattaattccaaaaGTTGAAATAGCCAGAAGTaagaaaagtttaaattttattcaaaccaAAATTGTTGATGTATgtccaaaaaaattaataaagacatggtaattactaattcagattttttctaatttatttgtcataaaataatcaacagtATCAAACCAATAGCAATTTGTGGTTATTTCTACTGTAGTTTACAAGGCTGGGCATAAACGAATTACAAGTTAAAACGTTAAGTTAATTAACTTGTtcctttttttcaaattaacttttaacttaataaattattttttttaagattaacatGTTaacttcaatttaattttattcaaaaacatctaaattaagttaattttcgtCTAAAGAAAACTGTAAATTTTTGAAtgaggtttttaaaaaaagtaggttTTTTGATAGCTAGTTAATACTTTgatgtatcattttaaatttcaccaGCAATTTTCATGAGCATaaagaaaaactatataataaacattgttatgtgtcaggaattttttattttgcaaattagaaaattttaacttaaaactaaGTTAAGTTACTTTTCTTTCAAAGTTAGTGTTTAACTTAACAAAttgacaaaaacaaatatgagtaacttttaacttaacttgactttattattttaaaataacttaacttaacgagttaaaaataatcgttaaCTCGCCTAGCCTTGGTAGTTTAATACTTAGCAGGCACTATATCATAGAATacagaatacaaaaaaaaaatttagttttatctaatttatgattatattatgttatctttACTAGTTACCtaatatgttttgaaagatacattttaatacatatttttctatgtcatattataattattaaatcaatattcatACTGgtctttttaattactttaaaatatattatatatattttatttattattttgatatagtttttattgttctaGCTGAATGATGAATAGAAACaacaaattaactaataaaattatgtttacaaatagacttctttaaaatttaaaataatacaatatctgcctatcaattgttttttgttacatgttttataatatattaggtactggaataattataaaatattaaataagtaataattttatatatgtaaccTACTTATAACTCAAGTTAaaactatcaataataaattatattcctccacgtataatatataaacaaataacctttatttttagttatttaacaaataatataattactattatcttttttattcacttcttcgtttattgaaatattattttattattatttattataaacatttaaaattgcctttattttaataagaaaaacaatttttttattatttaatttttatctaaagttatggtattatgtattattaactaatatactTCCTGATTTTTACactgtatttgaaaaatagattttttttttatagttttatttgctAAAACATCATTATGAAGATTATGTTCTTTTTACAGAATACCTCCAATATGTATACCATTTAAGTGTTAGATAACACTTTTTTAGtgtgttaatttttgttattttattatttttaggtgaaGGATTTAGTGTTTGAGTATATTGTAAATGAAATGCGTCCAATAAGAActtgtgaaaaaaaagtttcgaAAGGTTAATTTTAGGACTTAATGGGTCAAATGATGATATAGTTCCAAGCAGAAAACAGTTATCAAAACAAttggatttaaaatatgaactatACGTTTCAATGCTAACCAATTTAGTTGCAAAACATGACTATATTTGTGCATCTATGGAGTGCCAATAATCGAAGTTACATGGGTATACACTATTTTTATGCAcactattaatattgattattttataattaattataatttatttgtaggaATGACTTGTCACTTCATAGacgaataaacatatttttgccAATCATTTATCATTGGTTGTATACGCACAAAAGGAAGCCATgactatcaaaatattactgaGGTTATAATAGACATTACAATAACTTACAAATTGATCTATcaaaaataacacatattgTCACAGATAATGCTTCTAACTTTGGTAAAGCATTCAGAGTATTCTCTTCTATTCCACTTCATGAAGAAGCAAGTACAAGTGATGAGGggaattttgatgaaaatagTTCAGAGAGTTTTGATAGTGAATCTGACTGCTCCGACTTGGATTCAGAAAgagttaatttgaataatttgttaactTTGGAATCAAACCTAGCCAACAATGGCAATTTTTTAACCTCAGCATATGCTATGTTGTGCACATACTTCATACTTGATTGCAGCCAgtgatatttctaaaatttctaataatgattacaacaaaatttctaagtcaactttaataaattaacaaacttTTGGAATTTAGCTAATAGAAGTACAGCAGCATCAGACACAATATATGACATTTGCAAGTGTATGTTCCCAGTTCCTGAACAGCTGCTTTGGTTACGTTACCCCCACGCTTttagttttaagaaaattgttAATACAGTCCAACCAGTTAACATATTGTAAACCGTTAAGTCtcgcaatttttaatatttttataaatatttttaaaagaaagcattttatattctattaatattttattttaatcttgttataaaataattcattaatttttttcaatataataatatatttgtataatgtttttatatttatataaatatataatgttataagtacctaagttgtttaatgatatttttatatttgaacacAAATCAGAAGAATgccaataaaaactaatttcaagtcttaaaaaacttatttcaaACTAaagttggtataatattatatggtacatttttttggcacaatttttttataaactcaaTGCGTGTTATTTTGTTCAATGAAAACTCGTTGATTATTTACACAATGAGCtcctgttttttttcttcataaaatttgtttacttaTACCAGAGACTTAGAAAAGCTCAAATTAGTATACCGGTATTACTGTTAGCAGTTTGGGAATTTtactgtttatacattttttttgatggGAGCGTTTAGGAATTTACCTGTTCGTAAAACCTTTGACAATGGACAGGAGCTGTTGGGGATGCGCCGGGACAGACTATTCACATCTATGGTCGTGTCGGCGGCGCGTAAGTCGGAAAGGAAAAGACCCAAATTAAGAGAATGATCGCACGATAAAAACGCGGAAAATTATACAgcgatttgttataaaatagatatgcGACACATATATCAAACGATAGACGTAAAAGAGACGAGTGACTGACGACCGTCAACTGATCAGTAGCGGTGAAGACGAATCGCTAGTCGCAGAGCACAGTGCTGGCTGAAACCTGTCTGAACTCTGCAGGAGTACCAGGAATTCGTAATATGGGAAGGGCCATTGAGCGTATGCCGCGCTCGACACGAGCAGCGTAGACAATTGCAACTCTCTGTGGTTTTGGAAGTGGGGGTTACCATGGCTAAATATTTAGCCATGGTGGGAATGGTCCGCGGGGATGTGTTTTTtgtcaacaaattattttttaatttaccaaataatttttaaatagtttaaaatgccTATAACCCCAAATTCAAATCTGGCATTAATTAGAAAAGTGGATTGAGTCATACGATAATTCaggtatattttcaaaattttatataatacaacaattttttgtcAGCATTGTCAAAAATTTCGCTAAGATGATaagtgaataaatataatattatgaattattttatggcTTTCTAGCAAATAGCAATGTCCTTTATAGTTTACGGTACgacagaaatataataagtaccgCGCTTAAAGAAAAGTAATACAACACCATATTGGagcattaatattcaaaaggaaataataatatttatgaaaaggtTAATACATAGATTTGTCTAAATATTGtctcaaataataatcataataaattaaaaacaacgttttaaatgggttcaataatattaaaatattaacagatCAGGTCAaaccttcaaaaatattatcctcaatagtattctaataaataatattacgccaATATTTCCAGAAAATCATACGAATGAGTTCTTTATAATAGTACGCCGATAtcctcttaaaatatataaataaaacgaataacaTACCTTTAACGATGAAAACTTCGGCGATGGACAAAAATGAAGTACAAATGTCAAAGAGTATGACACAAAAACGACTGACTGGTGAAAACGAAACACAAGTCGCAGAGCGCGGTGCTGGATGGAAACTGTCTGCTCTGCAGGAATGTTGGGAATTCGTAATACGGGAAGGGACGTCGAGCGCATGCGCGCTCGAAACGGCCAGCGGAGATGATTACAACTATCTGTGGTTTTGGAAGTGGGCACGGTCTACGGGGACGAACCATGAACCGGATGTAAACAAAATGCATAAAGGGGCCGCTACACcaacatttgttttctctgtctATCTCCCACATAGTATAGGAATAAAGATACTCCGTATTTCCATGATTACGACTCTCTGGTTCAGTTTAGGGCAAAagcacctataatatattttataaagaagagtATTTCCTTCCTGTGCATTGAccggatagatttttaatatttaaaattttgaataaattattaatggttaaaaataatcgaaattattttaaattaaaacatacttatattttagcgGCTCCTTAACACAAAAccataaaaacatgaaaaaatacaaaaccgaTACTAGTTAGTACAttagaactttaaaaatattattgtctatgaTTTATCATGCTTCGATactaatgaaaaattgtataatacgtatgtacttgaatatttcataatagtttttgaattagGTATTTCAAATGCTATTAAATTACCGTTCattcattacatttatgtCTCATGACGTTAcacgtattaaaaattctactaatataataaagtaatatggtaggtataataaaaattaaaaacaaacacagATTAAAC
This genomic stretch from Rhopalosiphum maidis isolate BTI-1 chromosome 3, ASM367621v3, whole genome shotgun sequence harbors:
- the LOC113558387 gene encoding uncharacterized protein LOC113558387: MNERADSFHPAPRSATCVSFSPVSRFCVILFDICTSFLSIAEVFIVKAESSSSNEISFPMAARRETTPMTSSPSSSASGPSQINQVLPNTAKKSPETNKTATQDKWILQNNYTWETIEGTPNSLLVETTKQLKEAENSVISLRQQLHINDNNFSCMRDQIEQCIENNLQCNICYEMFIEPTVLNCSHTFCLECIESWTREANHCPTCRAIVINKSHCRTLDTYLDKISEYLSSEIKTRRESLKVERNNNKVEVNRNPRNNARINHRHQVFTLVLGAEFWNELNQVAAERGITPEEALLDPILMGDAISRHRNSRWLASHLNRHNQAIAITCTVALDKLKHIVLLSYPFTSMQIL